Part of the Vigna radiata var. radiata cultivar VC1973A chromosome 11, Vradiata_ver6, whole genome shotgun sequence genome is shown below.
CCATATGCTTAGTTTCTTTGGTTGGTTTTGTGGCTGGGAAAAGAAGAGCTGGGATATTGGCAAGAAGTGTAGAGTTTTTTGGTTTCTTTCGAGAGCCATGCCTTCTAATCCACATTATACTAGCAAGTGTAGTTGGGATATAATGTCAATTATATTTAGAGTTCTTAATGAATACATGTACTAAATTACACATGTTTTGTACAATAGAAATAAGTATCATGATCATGACACTATATTCGGCACTTTAATTCTTAGCGTGTTTGGccattttaattcaaattcagTCAGTTATATAATTTCGCTAACTAAACTGtaaatttatagatttaatAAACGTGAAGACGATTTCCCATCTTTGAGGGAATATAATGATTACTTGGAGGAAGTAGAGGACATGAGTAAGCTTTTATTGTCTTGTTAACAGCTGTTTCACTTGATaacttttgctttcttttcgTTATTTACCCATCTTTTCCCCCATTGCAGCATTTAACTTGATTGAAGGAATAGATATTTCAgccattgaagaaaaaattgctAAATACCAGGAAGAAAATGCCGAACAAATAATGATNNNNNNNNNNNNNNNNNNNNNNNNNNNNNNNNNNNNNNNNNNNNNNNNNNNNNNNNNNNNNNNNNNNNNNNNNNNNNNNNNNNNNNNNNNNNNNNNNNNNNNNNNNNNNNNNNNNNNNNNNNNNNNNNNNNNNNNNNNNNNNNNNNNNNNNNNNNNNNNNNNNNNNNNNNNNNNNNNNNNNNNNNNNNNNNNNNNNNNNNNNNNNNNNNNNNNNNNNNNNNNNNNNNNNNNNNNNNNNNNNNNNNNNNNNNNNNNNNNNNNNNNNNNNNNNNNNNNNNNNNNNNNNNNNNNNNNNNNNNNNNNNNNNNNNNNNNNNNNNNNNNNNNNNNNNNNNNNNNNNNNNNNtatatatatatatatatatatatatatatatatatatatatatatatatatatatatatatatatatatatatatattacatgcACAAACTGATTATTAATACAACTACTTATGTTTCATTTGTGAAAATTGTTGATTGTTTTTCCTTAAGTCAGCATTTGATATCTTTTTGATCCACATTTGACTGGAAAAAATATGAATCcttgaaatccaaaataaataaattgcaaTCAGATtctcttaaaaagaaaaggatatgGTTGTAATAAGAAGGACAAAATGAGCCAAAAGTTTCACTACATAACAAGCTATGGGGCATAAATGGGCCAGTAGTTACGTAACGAACTCTTGGACATTTGATGGATGATGGGTTGCTTGTGTCTGTCTATATATGAAGCAATTGTGAAGATGTGGATTCATTGTAGATGCAAGTGTGTAGAACCATAACATACATGATAACTGTGGTTTTGCTGGCAGTTGTTTGTGATACTTCAGCTGTgagatttttaatttgagaCTTTTATAATAACCAGTATGATTAAAGTTTTGATTTCCTTAGCCTTCAATACCAATAAAACTTTGCTTGAagcctttttctttcttttagcagttttattttggttgtgATTTAACTATGTTTGAATTAGCCAATACAATTTGCATGTTAAAGTGTTTTCTCTGTTTTGTTCCAATATCTAGTTTGTGCTACAAAGTCCTGGAGCACTTTTtccaaattgaatataaatatatgaaagatTCTAAGAGTGTTTGTGTTGTAGTTACATTGAAGGTAAACCTAATCTAGCACTACTTTGGCCTCAACTCTTTTgcattgaaaaggaaaatgtcCATTCAACGGTTTTAAGAACACACCTAATTTTCTCTATTCTCTATACTCTTGATGCAGGCCACAAACCAAAATTCTCAAACAGGATTTGGAGCTGTTCCACAGGGACAGTATGCACCTACATTTGCAGGAGGACAACCAAGACCCACAGGCATGGCTCCACAACCTTTACCACTTGGAGGAGGTGACATGCTGGGCTTTGCAGGTGACGATGAGGAATCAAAGAAGCTACGAGATGAGAGAGGAGCAAGAGCTGGAGGATGGAGTGTAGAAATAAGTCGGAAACGGGCACATGAAGAAGCCCTTGGAAGCCTCTGGGTTTGTTGAGACAATactaataatattcatataagGTAGGACATGTCTATTGCTGTTCATGCTAATTCCAGTGTCAtgaaagctttttttttttttttttttttgcatggaTATTTGATGTATATGGTGTAGAATGTAAGATTTATTGCATTTTGTTTCGTCTAACTATAATGAATTATGTTTCAAGAGACCTTGGCTATGATTGGCAAAAACTAGCTGCAAAGTTTGTTCAAAACTAAAAAGTTGATCTACGGCCAGTAATTTTGGTATATTTGTTTGGATGTTGTATATATGTTAAAGTAGttggaaaatataaaatgatgtaaataaatgtattgattttaaattttatgtcatttttatttacgaatatattatatactttttatttttattctattattcatgttaaactatatatatatatatatatatatatatatatatatatatatatatatatatattataaaatagagCATTTGTGGTGCCCAAACtcttttacaaagaaaaaaaaaatgtacaagaTACCACCCTAGCGATAGTATTTAGAAAACAAAGCCTGAATCCAATTtctaaattgaaaacaaaacatagAAGAAAACTTTATCTAAAGATAgtactaagaaaataaaaagcttTTAGCATAAGTCGTCTAATAGCTTAAGCCAAAAATCTCAAActatatattaagataattttctttcaaatatgaaACAAAGCATAATGCTATACTGCTGCAgacataattttttcattatcttAATTGATGCAACAGTTAaacaaaatgtaatataaaaaagttgtggTATATCAATATCTAGAACTATATTGCCAAATAATAAACCatagtaaattatttaaatattaagataaaaatgttatgtaaagacttatttattatttatcctTATAAACATTAATGtgataaaaaagtgaaaatataaatattgtcataaaaaattgataaaatttatcttgagtgggaaaatattataacaataataagaagaaaataccCTTTTATAGAAAATACTAAAGGGAATGATTATAAGAAGCTAGGAACTAACATTTTAAAGTAGGTCTGCTAAGCAAATACCTCTCTTGTAAAAGGTGAATTCTCCTAGTAAAAAAGTTATAAGTTAACTGAAAAGTTCCCTTTGgctcatattttctttttgaattgtttatctCTTATTCTTTCAGGATGTTAattgtttaaagaaaaaatttaatttaaagtggAGGATATggaaataacaaaagaaaattgtcaTATGACAAGAATAAAGACCACcattaactataataaaaagagtttaattgattcatgttaaatatattaattttatcttatttttatcttttatttttagttaattgattattattatttatttatattttaggtttattttatatttcttttattataaacaaaaaatatcaagaagattaatcatatataatttttattagattcaaataattcatttcttattttcttttgctccattataatttaatttcttttttgaacTAATATATTCTATTGTGAACTTTTATTATAgctttaaaatgttattaaagataaaataaataaacaatatgcatacatcattaattattttattcatattttgtttttaaataaataagaaaaatctaAAGATGTTTAACTTAGTTTGATTGAATGTAATGACTGAATTGTTATGAACTCCTGTAAGTACATGGGATTTTAGTTTCAACAATTTGTCTCCTTTTCCTCCAAAAGTGTATGAACTTTTTCTCTCAATATGTTCGCAGGGTTTGCATATTCCTTTTGTGAAGCATCCGTAGTGTCTGTGACTTATCTTGACCTGTCCAAATTGTTGGCAGAAATTTCAAAGTTTGGAAGTTCTGAATTTGGCAAATAATCGTTTATCAGAGAGAATGCCAGAGTCATTTGGCAATTTACAAAGTATTTTGTCGATACATCTAAATAACAATAACTTCTCTCGTGAGATTTTGAGGATAATAATCTTGAAGGAATATTACAAACATGGTTAGATTTGGATCATTTAATTGTATTACGCCTACAAGGTAATAGGATCAGAGGAAGTATACCCACAAGTCTATGTAATATATTATCTCTCTCTCATTAAACAACATTACAGGGGAAATACCACAATTTTCTATGGAACATCTGCACCTTTAATATTTCATGATAGTGGAAAAGTGGAAATTCTTGGATATTTTATAGTCATTGATATTTCTAATAACATCTTAAGAGGGGAGATACAGGAAAGTTTAGCATCACTAGTGGGTTTAATGAGCTTAAATCTTTCAGGAAACAATCTTACAGGATCCATTCCCGACAACATTGGTCGTTTGAAGAATTTGGAATCAATTGACTTATCAAGAAAAGGGATGAACTCTTAAGCTTTGAGTTTTATCTGAGCATGGGTTTGAGATTTTTTGTTGGACTTTGGAGTGTTTGTGGAACTTTAATACTAAAAACTTCATGGAGATATGTTTATTTCAGTGCTTCATCAATGTAACCGATTGGATGTATGTCACAATCGTTGTCTTTACTGTCAGAATGAAGAGAAGATTCCGAATTCAAGAACTCAAGGTAAAGTTTTTGGCATCTCTTATTGTGTTATCATACCGTTGGGTTTATTAATTTGTTACTGCCCAcagttcaattttatttttttttaaagcttaAAATGTAGTTGTAAACTTGCTCATTATGACCGATGCTTGCTTAGAAATTGAATTTATgacattccattttttttcttatttggtAGGGAAATATGTGACATCCCATAAGTTATACACCGAATATAATTCATCAGGATATATCGTTATAATATAACAAGGCAGTATAAAGATGTACATAAAGTTCTAATGATTATCGTCATCCAAAATGCTATAAGATTAAAACTGTATATATATAGGAAGTCttactaaataatataaaaagtttattaaggatagactttcttcaccgagacatcgggttttaagtattttagagagtcacattaacattaatgaagaagacgaattcttatatacatgagagtggataggagaaGTTGAAAcacccaacaacataatcatttcatattttctaaatCATTCACCTGTGCATTAtttttgtcaattgatcaaacactTGCACTCatgattaatttttgtattatacaCCAAACGATTTTGTTCTCAAGTCATatttaatcaacaaatcacataattgttTAGGTCGTGAGTTCTTTGGgacacgatacttggtcttaccattttatatcacttgatacgatttggtacacttgtcggagtcatAACTGTGAGCGTAATTGGAACTCATTTGAAatggtaatttaaattatttttaatttataaatttctttattatgtttatatcttcactaaaaatattatatttcattttatgtttataCAAAGAGAAGAAATCGtttgcattaaaaaaaagatgaatgatttaGTTTATGTGATGTATAACTCCAATTTTAAAAGTAGACAAATTCGAAAAACTGTAACTCTTCCATTTGATGACATTGAATCAGATGATGAATGCATAACTGAAGAGGcagatgatgttgttgagattgaTCGAGTTGAAGGTGAAAATGATAGTGAAAATGTTCACTTAGATGGAGTAACAACAAATCCTGCTCTAGATGCTCTTGATCTTGATAGCATAACATTTGGGGACAATAAGGATGCACAACATTCATCATAGAAAGAGTTAAATAAGAATGATGATGGAGATGATGATGCCACTATTAGAAGATTAGGCATAAAAACTTTcacatttcaatttatgttttatattatatttctttgaaCTTAtgtatttaagtttatataattttgttatttcattttattttttttttttcatgtaaagtaaatttttatacatttacGAATCGAGTTTACGTATTTAcgtaattttgaatttgacaACCATAGTTTAAAAGAAGTAAATATGGTGTTCTCCATCTTAAATTGctaaattttacttctaaaaaaatgcattacaaagttaaaaattaagtaGGTCGTAGTTTTCCAATTGGAATTATACTTCACcaaataaactttaaacttggatgtgaaattaaaagtaattcatctcaaactttaaaatatttttgattcctaaactttaaaagtaaataaatatacttcTCATATCCCAACTCTCTTAACTTCTTTTAACTTGTCAAACACACTCTTAACTTCTTTTAACTTGTCAAACACATTCTAGAatgatatttgtattatttataccgttttgacacattttaactcaaatattaaatattaacttgAAATATCGTTTAACAAGCCAAAACAcattaactttgatatattatattcattcattttttaaatttaagaattaaaatttcattttgacATGTACATTCGAAAACTAAAAATATGGTTAACCCAATAAAAATATTGGCAAACGCAGATGTTCTCCAACGAGAAATGTCAGTCAGACCATGAGTTTTAAAAGGGTATATACAAAATCTGAGCTTTTTCACTTTTACATATAACTCAACTAGGATGCTCTGTTATGAAAAACAAAGAGTACGAAGAAGAAAACTAACAATTGTTTTTCCCGTTGCCGAAGGAAAAATCATACATTTCACGTCAATTTTATGTGCTCAAACTTTTTTTGAGGTGTCTAAGGATGCTCCACATGAATgtggaaacaaagaaaagaatgatACCAGTAATGATAGCATACTTGAGGCCAAGGTTGACTAGCAAGTTTACTAGCAGCCCAGCAAAAAGCACACCAAAGAAATTAGCAGATACAGCAGCCCAAAATGGCATATCAAGAATGGCTGCTACAAATGCTCCAGTCCATGCTCCTGTTCCAGGAAAAGGAACAGCCACAAATAGCATCAGACCAAGCCACTGAAACTCCTCCACTGGACCAGCCTTCTCTTTGGCATTCTCAAACAGCATATCAAGCAATCGTGACACTGTAGAGCTCCTTGCAGAGAGGAAAGACGCAACTCTTTTCAGGTAGAGTACAATGAATGGCACAGGGACCATGTTCCTACATTAATCACACAAATATTCTTTATCCAACtacaaaaaaatcaatttaaattacatCAACAGTAAACAAACGATGTCATATTATCTGACATAACAATTCCAAGTAAAGATGGAATGTCACAACAAACCAGTTAAATTAACCATGAGAAATCCTAGAGAGCAACGTAAGGACAAATGGATTGCACTGAATTTTAAGAATATCTTACAAAAATTAGCTATAGAGAAGAGTGTGCTTGATAGAATGAAAGAATTTAAAAGCCTAACCCCAGAATGGACAAGATTGTTAAAGTTGTGGGGTTGAGTTGCATCCAGTAACCCACAGGAATAGCACCACGAAGCTCTAGCACAGGAAGAGTGGCAAGTGTGAAGATGACAACCCCATCAGGCCAACCCAATTTCCTCAAAGAATTGGCAATTTTCAAGCCAAAGCCAGAGGCTTTGATGGAGTCAACAGCAGCATTTGCATCCTTTGAAACAGCAAACCAAGCCAGGGACAAAGAGGCCCAAAATATGACCCAGAAGGCGAATTTAACTGGCTTTTCCCCAGAAAGCAGCAACCTTTCGGCTTCATCAGCAGGGTCAAAGCATTTATCAGAAGAAGCTCGTGTTTGGGTCAGTGGGAAAGGGGTAATTGCAATAGGACGTCTGAAATGGGGAGAACCTTGAAGGGTTGGGAATGAGAAGTTGGATTTAAGAGATTGTCTACCCTTTTGGATGAGAGGATGAAAATTGAAAGGTGAAATCCTGCTGTTGGTTTTTCTGATTTGAAATGTTAGTGACAAAGATGACGCAGCCATTATTAACCCGATAAGTGGGAAAAGATGAAAAGTATTGATAAGAAAAAGTGTGGAACTTAGAATTAAGAAAGGTTGGTGTTGAAGATCAGTATCATCATCTTGAAGGATGGAGGCTGAGAGGTTGAATACCCTATATGTATAACCctggaaagaaaatattttcaattttttttttaaacgaacaaatttagaaaagaaaatatcgataacaatatttaatattttgtttaatctactaaaaatactaagaaagcaaattattagaaaaactcGAAATTATTCATGAATACTACCTCGGCACAtgtatattatattgattttttcttttttttcattcatgaaTGGAATTTATCATATTACCTATGACAACTTTctctaatacattttttttttcattttctttttttttactatattacaTTTACATCCCTTCAacatatagtttttcttttttttggaatttatcAAATTGTTTACTCTGTCAATACcgatttaatatatagttttctattaCAAACATGTTCTTATGTCCTATaggttttcttattttttaggttaaaagttttttttattagttttggttGGAAAAATTCGAAATGATCCCCATGTTTTTtgtgtgttcaatttggtcctaaagaacgtaattggtgttcaattaagtcattTTTACTAACTCTATTTAAATGGTTAACGGCGAGCTGTCCAAGTGTTCAACCGCATTGTGAGGTGTCATTAATTTGCTGACTTAGAGTCCTTTGTGGCATTAtcagttggaattaggattttttaaattgtatttctgattagggttattattttgggaataaattaaagttaagtatttgtgaattttttatcttGGTTTGGGAGGGAAACTTGTGAAACTTGCTGAGAAGATTAAGGAAGCACAAGCACTCACCTTCATCTTCTCTTCACTCGATTTCTGCTTCGTTTCATAGGAGGGAGACGctaatctctctttctttttgttctagTTCTGGTTCGCGTCACAAGGACTGAAGACTTCCTTTCTCTTATCTTTCTTGGTTCTGATTGAGGGTTTTTGCACGTTGGGGATGCAAATTCAGGTGGCTAGGGCGCGAACTCCTTTTTCGCAGCGCCAGGGCTCACGGGGAGGATGCGTCACAGTTTTGAGGCTTTCTATGCTCATTCTTGGCTTGTGATTTAGGGTTGTTcttgtgtttctatttcttctttaCAGGTTGACAATTATAGGTTGAGGGTTTTGATCTTGTAATTTGGGGGTTtggttttagggtttctgaatttgagaattttttggGGTTTCTGTTCTTGGTTTTTCTGATGTTGCGATTGGAAGAGTTGGaatctttgttttcaaattggaTTTTGGGGATTTCCTATActtgtgttctttttttttttgaaatttggaatTAGGGGTCCTGGTTCTTGCGTTTTTGGATTTTAGTTGATGGTGGTGGCACAAGTTTGCGACAATGGAGGCCAACGGTGAAATCTCCGACAACGTTGGACTATGGGGTGATGTTAGGACCATTCACTAATGTTCTTTCCAATCTTGCAGGTCTCCCTTCCAAACCAAGATCAACCCTTTAGACATCAAtacccttaatttaattttaaaaataataagtctaatttcagaaaaagaatttcaaaaataataaattcaccTTATTAGATCTACATCAGTCAATAAATGACATTTCAATCACAGTTGGACAGCTcgccgttaacaatttaaacagagttagtgaaaaggacttaattgaatattgattacgttctttaggaccaaattgCACACAAATaaaacatggggaccatttcgaattttttCAACCAAAACTGGAAcaaaaaagagcttttaacctattttttataattttaatgcatgagaaataaagacaaaaaaataataaagtgacGGTATACTTTTTATTcacattcttttttatttgaaaagaagTAAAGATGTTATAAATATTGCGTAAGAGATAAAAGTTTAAGCTAAATCAAATGAAATCCTATCTATAACTCCAATTTTTTCgatcaattatttattaagcGGTTAGGATCTATACTTACAAGTCAAAACACAATTTTATCGCAACACAGTTAATATtacctataataataataataatatttgtatgagcaattatttcattaaaaattaaactttttttacaacaataaaattcttaaataataaccaattttaagactaaattataaacttaaaactaTTGATATCTAAAGAAGTATCTAAACTTATCTCTAACATTAATTATGAAGATTTTGACTAttggaaaaattaatatttagattGATCATCAATTAGGTTTTTGTTAGTAGTTGGTAATCTActaaaacttaatatttaaagatttaatatttCAGTAGGTCATTTCTTTTgtccagaatctcaaatagatCCTCTATTTATTCGGTGTCTCAATTGGatcttatttttgaaaaattgaatcaaatagagGTTTACCGTCAAATTGGACATCCTgatagtaatattttaaataatgtggCATAGTATATATGGTAATTAGATTATTGTGACAtgtaatttctaatttttgaattaaaaaattagaggAATTGCTACTTCCACCTtcagaatcataatcataattctTTTTCCCTTCTTTGTGTCGCCACTGTAACCCTAATTGTCGCCATTAACTCACCAATCATCCACGCTGCAACCATTAACCTTCTCAACACCATGCGTCGCTGCCACAAAATCTCCTCTCTCAGACCACCATGCCATCATTAGCCATAACCTGCAACCATAACACAGAAACGCAACTCGTGCAAAAATCGCTGCCGCAAAACCAAATCACCGTCATCATCTTTGCCCAACCTTCATcacctatttttgtttttccaaagCACTAAGAAAATCAAGTTCCGTCTTCCACCCCTTGCTTCACACTCCTCTTAACCTTGTATCCACCTGAAATCTATAGCATCTCATCGCACCAAAGTGTGGAAGTTTGAAACTTAAAGGAAAAGGAGCACGTGGGTAAGTGGTGCTGGGTAGAGAGAGAAACAGAAACGGTGTGAGTGCATCATTGTTATGGTATGGCTCAATAGAGGCAATCGGGAATGGAGAGGCTTGGGGTGAGAGTGGGGCCCCACAATCTGCACCACACCAGCGGTTTGGGCGATCACGTCGCTGATTGGGGCTAGGTTATTTAGAGAAGTAATAGGTTGAGTTCTTGGTTTCATCTATTATAATCAAATGTTTGTTGTTGCTTCAACATCAAAGttcattttgttcttttttagcTTAGTTTGTTTCTAGATTTTAAAGATTTTCAATCGGTGTTGCAGAAATAAGTAACAATGGCGATGATGGTGTTGATTTAAAGATTGATTctataagtaaaaatattttcttacaaatataCCTCGGATACACAAGAACAAAGTCCTTGACTTTGGGCATGCCTCTAGAGGACATGGTCGAGATTCAAGATATTGGAATAAGGATAATAGGAGAAGGGATGGTGATTACGATGAGGATATGATGGAGCATTCAAGTAAGGATCCTAGAGATGAAATGGTTGAAGAAAATGATGTTGTAAAGAAGGACCCcaattttttctcaattttttaattttaaaataacccaAATCCACATCATTTAGCCacgtcaattaaaaatatagtccaTTGTGCCACGTCAAGTATAACTTAACGTCGTTAGGTCCAATTTAACGATAAGGGTCTAATTGATggaattttcacaaaataaggactcaattgagacaccGAAAAAGAAGATGACCAATTTGAGATTCCCACCCAAAATTGGGACCTACCGAATAATTAAACCAATATTTTAACTATAAGTTAATCTTTTTGGACTCTACGAAAGAAGGTGATATTGAGTTTATTGGAACTCAACCAGAGTCAAATTACTGCATTTAtttggaaaagagagaaaaagatttGATTAAGTACACACTCTAAACTTGAAATGTCATTCTTATTGGGTTTAAGATGttaaaatgttcaatttttCTTGATGACCATGCAAAGAGACTACTCTACCAATCTTAGGCACTTATAACAAATTAGAACTTCTAATTCAATGAGGGTAATCTACCAATCTCAATCTTAGACACCAATCACATGTGTAGAGAATACTCTACCAATCTTACTTTACTCAATCTTAACTCCTTAGAACTCAAATCATGAGTTCTTAGATGACCATGTAAAAAGGACACATGTGTTGAACTATAAAGTTCAATACAATTTCTCTTTTCAAatcaacaaaaacacaaactcCTAACATAACCTAAATAGCAAGgaatatgtttttagaatttaaCTAATGAtcaataataaaagaagaaa
Proteins encoded:
- the LOC106777693 gene encoding uncharacterized protein LOC106777693; amino-acid sequence: MVVSSTNPHSKEIAIRRRISSIFNKREDDFPSLREYNDYLEEVEDMTFNLIEGIDISAIEEKIAKYQEENAEQFSLFSILLMQATNQNSQTGFGAVPQGQYAPTFAGGQPRPTGMAPQPLPLGGGDMLGFAGDDEESKKLRDERGARAGGWSVEISRKRAHEEALGSLWVC
- the LOC106777097 gene encoding uncharacterized protein LOC106777097, producing MAASSLSLTFQIRKTNSRISPFNFHPLIQKGRQSLKSNFSFPTLQGSPHFRRPIAITPFPLTQTRASSDKCFDPADEAERLLLSGEKPVKFAFWVIFWASLSLAWFAVSKDANAAVDSIKASGFGLKIANSLRKLGWPDGVVIFTLATLPVLELRGAIPVGYWMQLNPTTLTILSILGNMVPVPFIVLYLKRVASFLSARSSTVSRLLDMLFENAKEKAGPVEEFQWLGLMLFVAVPFPGTGAWTGAFVAAILDMPFWAAVSANFFGVLFAGLLVNLLVNLGLKYAIITGIILFFVSTFMWSILRHLKKSLST